One segment of Thunnus thynnus chromosome 19, fThuThy2.1, whole genome shotgun sequence DNA contains the following:
- the xpo7 gene encoding exportin-7, whose amino-acid sequence MKWRKMADHVQGLAQLEILCKQLYETTDTAVRHQAEKALVEFTNSPDCLSKCQLLLERGSSSYSQLLAATCLSKLVSRTSNPLPLEQRIDIRNYVLNYLATRPKLAAFVTQALIQLYARITKLGWFDCQKDDYVFRNVIADVTRFLQDSVEHCIIGVTILSQLTNEINQADTTHPLTKHRKIASSFRDSSLFDIFTLSCNLLKQASGKNLNLNDESQHGLLMQLLKLSYNCLNYDFIGTSTDESSDDLCTVQIPTSWRSAFLDSSTLQLFFNLYHSIPPSLSPLVLSCLVQIASVRRSLFNNAERAKFLSHLVDGVKRILANPQCLPDPNNYHEFCRLLARLKSNYQLGELVKVENYPEVIRLIANFTVTSLQHWEFAPNSVHYLLSLWQRLAASVPYVKATEPHLLETYTPEVTKAYITSRLESVHVILRDGLEDPLDDAGLVQQQLDQLSTIGRCEYEKTCALLVQLFDQAAQTYQELLQSTNSSAADITVQEGRLTWLVYIIGAVIGGRVSFASTDEQDAMDGELVCRVLQLMNLTDSRLAQAGNERLELAMLSFFEQFRKIYIGDQVQKSSKLYRRLSEVLGLNDETMVLSVFIGKIITNLKYWGQCEPITSKTLQLLNDLSLGYSSVRKLVKLSAVQFMLNNHTSEHFSFLGVNNQSNLSDMRCRTTFYTALGRLLMVDLGEDEDQFEQFMLPLTAAFEAVAQMLSTNTFNEQEAKRTLVGLVRDLRGIAFAFNAKTSFMMLFDWIYPAYMPILQRAIELWYHDPACTTPVLKLMAELVHNRSQRLQFDVSSPNGILLFRETSKMITTYGNRILTLGEVPKDQVYGVKLKGVSVCFAMLKAVLSGNYVNFGVFRLYGDDALDNALQTFIKLLLSIPHSDLLDYPKLSQSFYSLLEVLTQDHMNFIASLEPHVVMYILSSISEGLTALDTMVCTGCCSSLDHIVTYLFKQLSRSTKKRPTPMATDDRFLHIMQQHPEMIQQMLSTVLNIIIFEDCRNQWSMSRPLLGLILLNEKYFADLRNSIVNSQPPEKQQAMHLCFENLMEGIERNLLTKNRDRFTQNLSVFRREVNDSMKNSTYGVNSNDMMS is encoded by the exons atgaaatggagaaaaatggcGGATCATGTGCAG gGCCTTGCCCAGCTGGAGATCCTATGTAAGCAGCTGTATGAGACGACCGACACCGCCGTCCGACACCAGGCAGAGAAAGCTCTGGTGGAGTTCACCAACAGCCCCGACTGTCTCAGCAAATGTCAGCTACTGCTGGAGAGAGGCAGT TCGTCATACTCTCAGCTGCTCGCGGCCACCTGTTTGTCTAAACTGGTATCTCGAACCAGCAACCCTCTTCCCCTCGAGCAACGCATCGACATCC GGAACTATGTGCTGAATTATTTGGCTACGCGGCCAAAGTTAGCAGCATTCGTCACCCAGGCGTTGATCCAGCTGTACGCCAGGATCACCAAACTGGGCTGGTTCGACTGTCAGAAAGATGATTACGTCTTCAGAAACGTCATCGCCGATGTGACGCGCTTCCtacag GACAGCGTTGAGCACTGCATCATCGGGGTCACCATCCTGTCCCAGCTGACGAATGAGATCAATCAG gctgACACAACACATCCTCTGACCAAACATAGGAAGATTGCATCATCATTCAGAGATTCCTCCCTCTTCGACATTTTCACTCTTTCCTGCAACCTCCTCAAACAG gcttcGGGGAAGAACTTGAACCTGAACGATGAATCTCAGCACGGTCTGCTGATGCAGCTGCTCAAACTCAGCTACAATTGCCTCAACTACGACTTTATAGGAACTTCCACGGACGAGTCGTCGGACGACCTGTGCACCGTACAGATCCCCACGTCATGGAGATCAG CGTTTCTTGATTCCTCCACCCTGCAGCTCTTTTTCAATTTATATCATTCCATCCCTCCGTCCCTTTCCCCGTTG gtgttgtCATGTCTAGTTCAGATCGCCTCTGTCAGGAGGTCTCTCTTCAACAACGCAGAGCGAGCAAAGTTCCTCTCACATCTGGTGGACGGAGTGAAGAGGATACTAGCGAACCCTCAG TGTTTGCCGGATCCTAATAACTACCACGAGTTCTGTCGTCTGCTGGCGAGGCTGAAGAGTAACTATCAGCTGGGCGAGCTGGTCAAAGTAGAAAACTACCCTGAAGTCATCCGCCTCATAGCCAACTTCACCGTCACCAGTCTGCAG cactGGGAATTCGCCCCCAACAGTGTTCACTACCTGCTGAGTCTCTGGCAGCGTCTGGCAGCTTCTGTCCCCTACGTTAAAGCCACCGAGCCTCACCTGCTGGAGACCTACACTCCTGAAGTCACTAAAGCCTACATCACGTCACGGCTGGAGTCGGTCCACGTCATCCTCAG AGACGGTTTAGAAGACCCTCTAGATGACGCCGGACTGGTCCAGCAGCAGTTAGACCAGTTGTCCACCATCGGGAGGTGCGAGTACGAGAAGACGTGCGCTCTGCTGGTCCAGCTGTTCGACCAGGCGGCTCAGACCTACCAGGAGCTGCTGCAGTCCACCAACTCCAGCGCCGCAGACATCACTGTGCAGGAGG GTCGGTTGACATGGCTGGTTTATATAATCGGGGCGGTGATCGGCGGACGGGTGTCGTTCGCCAGTACAGACGAGCAGGACGCCATGGACGGAGAGTTAGTCTGCCG GGTGCTCCAGCTGATGAACCTGACCGACTCTCGGCTGGCGCAGGCCGGCAACGAGAGACTGGAGCTCGCCATGCTCAGCTTCTTCGAACAGTTCAGAAAGATCTACATCGGCGACCAGGTGCAGAAATCCTCAAAG ctTTATCGACGACTATCAGAGGTTCTGGGGTTGAATGACGAGACGATGGTACTCAGTGTCTTTATAGGGAAAAT caTCACAAACTTGAAGTACTGGGGCCAGTGTGAACCAATCACCTCCAAGACACTCCAGCTACTCAATGACCTCTCACTAGG GTACAGCAGCGTGAGGAAGTTGGTGAAGCTCAGCGCCGTTCAGTTCATGTTGAATAATCACACG AGCGAGCACTTCTCCTTCCTGGGAGTGAACAACCAGTCCAACCTGAGCGACATGAGATGTCGGACCACCTTCTACACCGCACTGGGACGCCTGCTGATGGTCGATCTCG gcGAGGACGAGGACCAGTTTGAAcagttcatgttgcctctgaCGGCGGCGTTTGAAGCTGTGGCTCAAATGTTGAGTACAAACACCTTCAATGAGCAGGAGGCCAAg AGGACTTTGGTGGGTTTGGTGCGAGACCTGCGAGGCATCGCGTTCGCCTTCAACGCCAAGACGAGCTTCATGATGCTGTTCGACTGGAT ATATCCAGCATACATGCCCATCCTGCAGCGGGCCATAGAGCTTTGGTACCACGACCCAGCATGCACCACTCCTGTCCTCAAACTGATGGCCGAGCTGGTTCACAACAG aTCTCAGCGGCTACAGTTTGACGTGTCGTCACCGAACGGCATCCTGCTGTTCAGAGAAACCAGCAAGATGATCACGACATACG GGAATCGTATCCTGACGCTGGGCGAAGTCCCGAAGGACCAGGTGTACGGCGTGAAGCTGAAGGGCGTCAGCGTGTGTTTCGCCATGTTGAAGGCGGTGCTCAGCGGAAACTACGTCAACTTCGGAGTCTTCCGTCTGTACGGCGACGACGCTCTGGATAACGCCTTACAGACCTTCATTAAACTACTGCTGTCCATCCCTCACAGTGACTTACTA GACTATCCTAAACTCAGCCAGTCGTTCTACTCTCTGCTGGAGGTGCTGACGCAAGACCACATGAACTTCATCGCCAGTCTGGAGCCTCACGTGGTCATGTACATCCTGTCTTCAATATCAGAAGGGCTCACCGCGCTCG atacGATGGTGTGTACGGGCTGCTGCTCCAGTCTGGACCACATAGTGACCTACCTGTTCAAGCAGCTGTCGCGCTCCACGAAGAAGCGTCCCACTCCGATGGCGACGGACGATCGCTTCCTACACATCATGCAGCAGCACCCAGAGATGATCCAACAg aTGCTGTCGACAGTTTTGAACATCATCATCTTCGAGGACTGTAGGAACCAGTGGTCAATGTCACGACCTTTGTTAGGCCTCATCCTCCTCAACGAGAag TATTTTGCTGACCTGAGGAACAGCATCGTCAACAGCCAGCCCCCAGAGAAGCAGCAAGCCATGCACTTATGTTTCGAGAACTTGATGGAGGGAATCGAGCGAAATCTACTAACAAAGAATCGGGACAG